The Cyanobacterium stanieri LEGE 03274 genome window below encodes:
- a CDS encoding DUF6825 family protein gives MSNPVTEAFFFGKALAEVLTEKVEDTLTNTLSEFGKFDAETRERLRQFAEEVRLRAEIAKQKSDHDRTNTTITVEVDTSVDLQELLDELRAEIARLKAELNKYRQK, from the coding sequence ATGAGTAATCCAGTAACAGAAGCATTCTTCTTTGGTAAAGCCTTAGCGGAAGTCTTGACAGAAAAAGTAGAAGACACCCTCACCAACACCCTCAGTGAATTTGGTAAATTTGACGCCGAAACCAGAGAAAGACTAAGACAATTTGCCGAAGAAGTAAGACTAAGGGCAGAAATTGCCAAACAAAAATCAGACCACGATCGCACCAACACCACCATAACCGTAGAAGTCGATACCAGTGTTGACTTACAAGAACTCTTAGACGAACTAAGGGCAGAAATTGCTAGATTAAAAGCAGAACTAAATAAATATCGACAAAAATAA